A genomic stretch from Patagioenas fasciata isolate bPatFas1 chromosome 8, bPatFas1.hap1, whole genome shotgun sequence includes:
- the DDIT4 gene encoding DNA damage-inducible transcript 4 protein — translation MPGLWERLAGGERGRLETSDCESLGSASGSEGDADYADGASLPDLDLLHDPEDELLCSNLMDLVQATLGRAPLGAKRCSRLLMPAQLLAQVRTELLRLACSEPCGLRGALLDLCVEHGKACHDVGHITVDPTVVPTFQLTLVLRLDSRLWPKIQGLFASGPAFAPLKLSTGFRVIKKKLYSSEQLLIEEC, via the exons ATGCCGGGGTTGTGGGAGCGGCTGGcggggggcgagcggggccggttGGAGACCTCCGACTGCGAGTCGTTGGGCAGCGCCTCCGGCTCGGAGGGAG ATGCCGATTACGCCGATGGTGCCTCCCTGCCGGACCTGGACCTGCTGCATGACCCCGAGGACGAGCTGCTGTGCTCCAACCTGATGGACCTGGTCCAGGCCACGCTGGGCAGAGCCCCGCTGGGTGCCAAGCGCTGCTCCCGGCTGCTGATGCCGGCCCAGCTGCTGGCGCAGGTGAGGACGGAGCTGTTGCGCCTGGCCTGCAGCGAGCCCTGCGGGCTGCGCGGGGCCCTCCTGGACCTCTGCGTGGAGCACGGCAAGGCCTGCCACGACGTGGGGCACATCACTGTGGACCCTACTGTGGTGCCCACGTTCCAGCTCACCCTGGTGCTGCGGCTGGACTCCCGTCTCTGGCCCAAGATCCAGGGACTCTTTGCCTCGGGGCCGGCGTTTGCGCCGCTGAAGCTGAGCACGGGCTTCAGGGTCATCAAGAAAAAGCTGTACAGCTCCGAGCAGCTGCTCATCGAGGAATGCTGA